In Aegilops tauschii subsp. strangulata cultivar AL8/78 chromosome 3, Aet v6.0, whole genome shotgun sequence, one genomic interval encodes:
- the LOC141020715 gene encoding uncharacterized protein, whose protein sequence is MSSTSTTVALNLGAPPTEKLTKTNYILWKAQVMAGLRGAQVTGLLDGTDAAPPKTVQQQQADKTVAMAPNPLYAQWISRDQQVLSHLLNSLSMEILAQVSQSRITNLRIAITNTKKGSMSSSTYIARMKNLGDELAAAGRPVSDPEMVDYVLAGLDRDYDPVVAAIGAVKSSISVDELFAQIAAFDQRMEMLGDGPDAGFKTSANMVYRGRGRGSGRGCGRSNNRGRGRGRRSSPTPSGGNSGGGGRGRPQQQRQQQTRDYPECQICYKHHPGGARDCWHRYDEDEQEEKGANMVIDSYGVDTNCYANTGATNHITGELDKLTIRDKYRGGDQVHTASGSGMDITHGFAEDAAEIGAENDPNFDENEPIFHEIEEDEAGAEHEEDPESPGTPVRQLSSDRVRGSAQDRALERFRPRHSGIATSPCAGSASRPTRGPAKATAGETALPGSGSPLRMHQQFDAGSSVATELDDATSSATQRAAEADPGSAVESASRMLPGSSVADLSSPSPVQKPTRRMAQPQPASRVTTRLQKGELTRLEDALGDPKWKNAMDEEIKKKADGLIDRYKARLVAKVSRGWSLRHLDVQNAFLHDVLEEEVYIRQPPGYEDKKVPHHVCKLDKALYGIEVKKIQDGIVLNQEKYANELLVRMGMKDCKPSPTPLPSSEKLSAFEGQPLKEEEITKYMSAVGALQYLTLTRPDISFAVNKVCQYLHAPTIVHWTAVKRIVRYIRYTVSLGLQVKRSNSTLVSAFSDADWAGCSDDRKSTGGFAVFFGSNLISWSARKQATVSRSSTEAEYKSLANATAEIIWVESLLNELGIKQHIVCHVYGVTT, encoded by the exons ATGTCGTCCACCTCAACCACCGTCGCCCTCAACCTTGGAGCTCCACCAACCGAGAAGCTCACCAAGACCAACTACATCCTGTGGAAGGCACAGGTCATGGCGGGCCTGCGAGGAGCGCAGGTCACCGGCCTCCTAGATGGAACAGACGCCGCGCCACCGAAGACGGTACAGCAGCAGCAGGCGGACAAAACTGTTGCCATGGCTCCAAATCCTCTGTATGCGCAGTGGATATCAAGAGATCAGCAAGTTCTTAGCCATCTCCTGAACTCTCTGTCAATGGAGATCCTCGCCCAAGTT TCTCAATCCCGCATCACAAATTTGCGGATCGCCATCACCAATACGAAGAAGGGATCCATGTCCAGCTCAACCTACATCGCTCGGATGAAGAACCTGGGAGATGAACTGGCCGCAGCAGGAAGGCCAGTTTCGGATCCTGAGATGGTGGACTACGTCCTCGCCGGCCTCGACAGAGACTACGATCCTGTCGTGGCTGCCATCGGAGCAGTAAAGTCATCGATCTCTGTTGATGAACTGTTCGCCCAGATCGCAGCCTTCGACCAGCGCATGGAGATGCTTGGCGATGGCCCTGACGCCGGCTTCAAAACCTCTGCAAATATGGTGTACAGAGGGCGCGGGCGCGGCTCTGGCAGAGGATGCGGACGCAGCAACAACAGGGGACGCGGCCGAGGAAGGCGCTCTTCCCCAACTCCATCTGGCGgcaacagcggcggcggcggccgtggtcGTCCACAACAGCAGCGTCAGCAACAAACCCGAGACTACCCGGAATGCCAGATATGTTACAAGCACCATCCAGGAGGTGCTCGTGATTGCTGGCACAGGTATGATGAAGATGAACAGGAGGAGAAGGGGGCCAACATGGTCATCGACTCCTATGGTGTCGACACAAATTGTTATGCGAATACCGGGGCTACAAACCACATCACGGGGGAGCTCGACAAGCTGACGATTCGAGACAAGTACCGTGGAGGTGACCAAGTGCACACCGCAAGTGGTTCTGGTATGGACATTACTCAT GGCTTTGCAGAAGACGCAGCAGAAATCGGTGCAGAAAATGATCCAAATTTTGATGAAAATGAGCCTATATTTCATGAGATAGAAGAAGACGAAGCTGGCGCTGAGCACGAGGAGGATCCGGAGTCACCTGGAACTCCTGTGCGTCAGCTCTCCTCGGATCGGGTGCGCGGATCAGCTCAGGATCGCGCACTGGAGAGATTCCGTCCGCGCCATTCAGGCATCGCCACGTCACCATGTGCCGGGTCCGCCTCGCGCCCCACGCGCGGGCCAGCGAAAGCGACAGCTGGAGAAACGGCGTTGCCCGGCTCGGGATCTCCGCTCCGCATGCACCAGCAGTTCGACGCGGGATCTTCTGTGGCTACCGAGTTGGACGATGCCACATCTTCGGCCACACAGCGCGCCGCTGAGGCTGATCCAGGATCTGCTGTGGAAAGTGCCTCCAGGATGCTGCCGGGATCTTCTGTAGCAGATTTGTCTTCACCATCTCCTGTGCAGAAGCCCACACGTCGCATGGCTCAACCACAACCTGCTTCACGTGTCACAACTCGACTACAAAAAG GGGAACTGACAAGACTAGAGGATGCACTTGGGGATCCAAAGTGGAAAAATGCAATGGATGAAGA AATCAAGAAAAAGGCAGATGGTTTAATCGACAGGTATAAAGCACGTCTAGTTGCAAAAG TTTCCAGAGGATGGAGCTTGAGACATCTAGATGTTCAGAACGCGTTCTTGCATGATGTTCTGGAAGAGGAGGTTTACATAAGGCAACCACCTGGGTATGAAGACAAGAAAGTACCTCATCATGTGTGCAAGCTTGACAAGGCACTTTATG GCATCGAGGTAAAGAAGATTCAGGATGGCATAGTATTGAACCAAGAAAAATATGCCAATGAACTTCTAGTTCGCATGGGGATGAAAGATTGCAAGCCTTCACCCACACCATTACCCTCTTCAGAAAAACTTTCAGCTTTTGAAGGTCAACCACTCAAAGAAGAAGAGATCACAAAATACATGAGTGCAGTAGGAGCTCTACAGTACTTGACACTAACAAGGCCTGATATTTCCTTTGCTGTTAACAAGGTTTGTCAGTATCTTCATGCACCTACTATTGTACACTGGACAGCTGTTAAGAGAATTGTACGGTACATAAGATATACTGTGAGCTTAGGCCTTCAAGTTAAACGATCTAACTCCACTCTTGTTAGTGCCTTCTCTGATGCTGACTGGGCAGGATGCAGTGATGACAGGAAGTCAACTGGAGGATTTGCAGTGTTCTTTGGTTCTAATCTCATTTCTTGGAGTGCTAGAAAACAGGCCACAGTATCCAGGTCAAGTACTGAAGCTGAATACAAGTCACTAGCTAATGCTACTGCCGAGATCATTTGGGTTGAATCATTGTTAAATGAGTTGGGAATTAAGCAGCATATCGTCTGTCATGTTTATGGTGTGACAACTTAG